The following are from one region of the Sandaracinus amylolyticus genome:
- a CDS encoding Ig-like domain-containing protein translates to MGWCAAILVIAAPGCGDDDTSTGDDDASVPGDTVAPSVVSVTPSHGATGVAPDATLRVTFSEPMDPAAGTLEVRSGETMLTLGARSWNEDGTELSIRTAMPMPSGATRFAVEADFEDLAGNTLEEGGEVQFEVLDLVAPQIVSTTPAEGATVSVATAEIVFVLSESVRGDLPTLTITGAGSPVLGTPAWSDAHTLRVPVSGLAHEGEYRVTIAGVRDIAGNALDTSALGDEGALDFTADDDVAPVVTDSNPSDAQVDVAWDVLTQVVVLFSEPMDATAGTATLTVSGAATTLTGSWDMGGRRLLLDVTDRLENITVHRVALDGYRDVAGNALDGTVLLTDGAIDFTTGDLYKPYVVSSTPAEGATDVAPSTTAAPLEITITFSEAMDTSRTEVTIVGDGASITAAGTWSVAGTSLTIPVGARLNAGASYSIDLTAFRDATGTLFDAAHEGLGGDGELDFALRAPTGERCGDALTNEQAVEIDGAREWQIAAGGVTTDDGAVTCIPVAATLPDGVIRYRKTTPSLSAGGTALHITLRNGFNFEVTRDTCELPAADPSDQLRCSYMNADNTGLVETWLDVGPGDYYVWVSNFETFNQTTVRIAEEAMPRDGESCIAPYDGATDAAIYTAPTSPDGDHVWTITTGTIHGMERTVTPTGPGPLSCDPTVPLGHDAVIAFDKTSDASLVTVSVVPFGRASPFGAPAPHVDVEISRGGCDPTTAGRDVEVCATRLTGPGGGASFTIDGPAGRLDTWITAPQQPAPPNGLITAFVPFPGATVRISEFTPGLGDTCANAIPLSPGANTVAPDRTHRAYAPACMPTGALTWYRYTPTRNFAIIRTDTATRGAVVSAASAGTINCGDNLANGVGAATTVGQDVCIAVASGTGATSLSIQELDFGGVRGVPTNLGITFPATAPESIGFSGPRWITTTPTHIAVGLNQRVIATAPLAGGADFTLSTLAGTTRQFGLGAHFDGTSIIATMSGSSATDPRVARVADGMGAASTTDPASFVDMPPASTGYAAKAINAIARDGDNVIVATARAFSSPPSTQFYSIPIAGGAATLLGENTTFDGVAGLAVDATYFYMTTMVGSTRGLFRLPRAALANPSTPPELLAAVTVDFSNQPVYLDPANDALYFRATAITITSSSSEVWLVIDPDGVTPTFAGPIWRTTIGAGLGFDPSGPSLFVIDASAGTQSAARWLRLD, encoded by the coding sequence GTGGGGTGGTGCGCGGCGATCCTCGTGATCGCAGCACCGGGCTGCGGCGACGACGACACGAGCACGGGCGACGACGACGCGTCGGTCCCGGGCGACACCGTCGCGCCGAGCGTGGTCTCGGTCACGCCGAGCCACGGAGCGACGGGGGTCGCACCGGACGCGACGCTGCGGGTGACCTTCTCGGAGCCGATGGATCCCGCGGCCGGCACGCTCGAGGTGCGCAGCGGCGAGACGATGCTGACGCTCGGCGCGCGCTCGTGGAACGAGGACGGCACCGAGCTCTCGATCCGCACCGCGATGCCGATGCCGAGCGGCGCGACGAGGTTCGCGGTGGAGGCGGACTTCGAGGACCTCGCGGGCAACACGCTCGAGGAGGGCGGCGAGGTGCAGTTCGAGGTGCTCGACCTCGTGGCGCCGCAGATCGTGTCGACCACGCCCGCCGAGGGCGCGACGGTCTCGGTCGCGACCGCGGAGATCGTGTTCGTGCTCAGCGAGAGCGTGCGCGGTGATCTGCCGACGCTGACGATCACCGGCGCGGGCTCGCCCGTGCTCGGCACGCCGGCGTGGAGCGACGCGCACACGCTGCGCGTGCCGGTGAGCGGGCTCGCGCACGAGGGCGAGTACCGCGTGACGATCGCGGGCGTGCGCGACATCGCGGGCAACGCGCTCGACACGAGCGCGCTCGGCGACGAAGGCGCGCTCGACTTCACGGCGGACGACGACGTCGCGCCGGTCGTGACCGACTCGAATCCGTCGGACGCTCAGGTCGACGTCGCGTGGGACGTGCTCACGCAGGTCGTGGTGCTCTTCTCGGAGCCGATGGACGCGACCGCGGGCACCGCGACGCTCACGGTGTCGGGCGCGGCGACGACGCTCACCGGCAGCTGGGACATGGGCGGCCGCCGCCTCCTGCTCGACGTCACCGATCGCCTCGAGAACATCACCGTGCACCGCGTCGCGCTCGACGGCTACCGCGACGTCGCGGGCAACGCGCTCGACGGCACCGTGCTGCTCACCGACGGTGCGATCGACTTCACCACCGGCGATCTCTACAAGCCGTACGTCGTCTCGAGCACGCCCGCCGAGGGCGCGACCGACGTCGCGCCGTCGACGACGGCGGCACCGCTCGAGATCACGATCACGTTCAGCGAGGCGATGGACACCTCGCGCACCGAGGTGACGATCGTCGGCGACGGCGCGTCGATCACCGCGGCCGGCACGTGGTCGGTGGCGGGCACGTCGCTCACGATCCCGGTGGGCGCGCGCCTCAACGCGGGCGCGAGCTACTCGATCGATCTCACCGCGTTCCGCGACGCGACCGGCACGCTCTTCGACGCGGCGCACGAAGGCCTCGGCGGCGACGGCGAGCTCGACTTCGCGCTGCGCGCGCCGACCGGTGAGCGCTGCGGTGACGCGCTGACGAACGAGCAGGCCGTCGAGATCGACGGCGCGCGCGAGTGGCAGATCGCGGCGGGCGGCGTGACCACCGACGACGGCGCGGTGACGTGCATCCCCGTGGCCGCGACGCTCCCCGACGGCGTGATCCGCTATCGCAAGACCACGCCGAGCCTCTCGGCGGGCGGCACCGCGCTGCACATCACGCTGCGCAACGGGTTCAACTTCGAGGTGACGAGAGACACCTGCGAGCTGCCCGCCGCCGATCCTTCGGATCAGCTGCGCTGCTCGTACATGAACGCCGACAACACCGGCCTCGTCGAGACGTGGCTCGATGTCGGCCCCGGCGACTACTACGTCTGGGTCAGCAACTTCGAGACGTTCAACCAGACGACGGTGCGCATCGCCGAAGAAGCGATGCCGCGCGACGGCGAGAGCTGCATCGCGCCCTACGACGGAGCGACCGACGCGGCGATCTACACCGCGCCGACGAGCCCCGACGGCGACCACGTCTGGACGATCACCACGGGCACGATCCACGGCATGGAGCGCACCGTCACGCCGACCGGCCCCGGGCCGCTCTCGTGCGATCCGACCGTGCCGCTCGGCCACGACGCGGTGATCGCGTTCGACAAGACGAGCGACGCGAGCCTCGTGACCGTCAGCGTCGTGCCCTTCGGCCGCGCGTCGCCGTTCGGGGCGCCCGCGCCGCACGTCGACGTGGAGATCTCGCGCGGCGGATGTGATCCCACGACCGCGGGCCGCGACGTCGAGGTGTGCGCGACCCGTCTCACCGGTCCCGGCGGCGGCGCGAGCTTCACGATCGACGGTCCCGCGGGTCGCCTCGACACGTGGATCACCGCGCCGCAGCAGCCGGCGCCCCCGAACGGTCTGATCACCGCATTCGTTCCGTTCCCCGGCGCGACGGTGCGCATCTCGGAGTTCACGCCGGGCCTCGGCGACACCTGCGCGAACGCGATCCCGCTGAGCCCCGGCGCGAACACGGTCGCGCCCGATCGCACCCACCGCGCGTACGCGCCGGCGTGCATGCCGACCGGCGCGCTCACCTGGTACCGCTACACGCCGACGCGCAACTTCGCGATCATCCGCACCGACACCGCGACGCGCGGCGCGGTCGTGAGCGCGGCGAGCGCGGGCACGATCAACTGCGGCGACAACCTCGCGAACGGCGTCGGCGCCGCGACGACGGTCGGCCAGGACGTGTGCATCGCGGTGGCGTCGGGCACTGGCGCGACGTCGCTGTCGATCCAGGAGCTCGACTTCGGCGGCGTGCGCGGCGTGCCGACGAATCTCGGGATCACGTTCCCCGCGACCGCGCCCGAGTCGATCGGGTTCTCGGGCCCGCGCTGGATCACCACGACGCCGACGCACATCGCGGTCGGGCTCAATCAGCGGGTCATCGCGACCGCGCCCCTCGCCGGCGGCGCGGACTTCACGCTCTCGACGCTCGCCGGCACGACGCGCCAGTTCGGCCTCGGAGCGCACTTCGACGGCACGTCGATCATCGCGACGATGTCGGGCAGCAGCGCGACCGATCCGCGCGTCGCGCGCGTCGCCGACGGGATGGGCGCCGCGTCCACGACCGACCCCGCCTCCTTCGTCGACATGCCGCCGGCGTCCACCGGGTACGCCGCGAAAGCGATCAACGCGATCGCGCGCGACGGTGACAACGTGATCGTCGCGACCGCGCGCGCGTTCTCCTCGCCCCCGTCGACGCAGTTCTATTCGATCCCGATCGCGGGCGGCGCCGCGACGCTGCTCGGGGAGAACACCACGTTCGACGGCGTCGCCGGCCTCGCGGTCGACGCGACCTACTTCTACATGACGACGATGGTCGGCTCGACGCGCGGGCTCTTCCGCCTGCCGCGCGCCGCCCTCGCGAACCCGTCGACGCCCCCCGAGCTCCTCGCCGCGGTGACCGTCGACTTCAGCAACCAGCCGGTCTACCTCGACCCCGCGAACGACGCGCTCTACTTCCGCGCGACGGCCATCACCATCACGAGCTCGAGCTCCGAGGTGTGGCTCGTCATCGATCCCGATGGCGTGACGCCCACGTTCGCCGGACCGATCTGGCGCACCACCATCGGCGCCGGGCTGGGCTTCGATCCGAGCGGCCCTTCGCTCTTCGTGATCGACGCATCCGCCGGCACTCAGTCCGCCGCGCGCTGGCTCCGGCTCGACTGA
- a CDS encoding putative metal-binding motif-containing protein has protein sequence MISLLALIGGCTVGEPSDPDAGGQADATSTGDAGAPDAARVECGSRGDTVGEACGSSTECDDGCFCNGIEQCVSGACVRRDAPCVDELDCTGDLCDEDTDTCDPAPDDAACADTDMCNGAEVCVPGVGCVPGPRLVCNDDDPCTIGTCDPETGCAYIARDLDGDGHADDRCGGDDCNDDPSIGATVHPGGTEVCDNGLDDDCNRVTDYYELACRATNDDCARAEMLPGPGTYVRTTRGATNHYPLSCFAGGIDTVFRFHLDEPRDVSASLRIETSGTGALAIRAADRCADGPDVACGNAVATRALPAGDHVLVVRTSSAVTFTLSLSFDAPSAEEDTDVCGPATVDISGGGVFTGLFAEVEDDYEVACNGGAPTRDAAYRMVLTEPSDVQLSASTSTGAPVTTYLTLTRDCDNELGAIGCATSGSPQLFRQSLPAGTYYVLIESASATALTWRLEATITPAAVREPGDACTAPLDVTNRSATVPISELSLDTGTGCGGDTAAFRDATFSFTTTEVQDVILTTETGGPHYASLSPLCGDRAAETFCSSGSPRVTQRLLRVPAGTHYVTVATTQLTGDVTASAMLAPPTFPPANDECGGAIDLTDSVLSRGDLTAASDDVLSCGGNGAVETVHRLVLTQERAVTFVARRSGSTEPLAIGVREAGTCTVRSSDAPCGFGMPAVISTTLRAGTYFVVVEAPTAPGPYSLIAYLAEP, from the coding sequence GTGATCTCCCTCCTCGCGCTGATCGGCGGTTGCACCGTCGGCGAGCCGAGCGACCCCGATGCCGGCGGCCAGGCCGACGCGACGAGCACCGGCGACGCCGGCGCGCCCGACGCGGCGCGCGTGGAGTGCGGCTCGCGCGGCGACACCGTCGGCGAGGCGTGCGGCTCGTCGACCGAGTGCGACGACGGCTGCTTCTGCAACGGCATCGAGCAGTGCGTCTCGGGCGCGTGCGTGCGTCGCGACGCGCCGTGCGTCGACGAGCTCGACTGCACCGGCGACCTCTGCGACGAGGACACCGACACCTGCGATCCCGCGCCCGACGATGCCGCGTGCGCCGACACGGACATGTGCAACGGCGCCGAGGTCTGCGTGCCCGGCGTCGGCTGCGTGCCCGGCCCGCGCCTCGTCTGCAACGACGACGACCCGTGCACGATCGGCACCTGCGATCCCGAGACCGGCTGCGCGTACATCGCGCGCGATCTCGACGGCGACGGCCACGCCGACGATCGCTGCGGCGGCGACGACTGCAACGACGACCCGTCGATCGGCGCGACGGTGCACCCCGGCGGCACCGAGGTCTGCGACAACGGCCTCGACGACGACTGCAACCGCGTCACCGACTACTACGAGCTCGCGTGCCGCGCGACGAACGACGACTGCGCCCGCGCCGAGATGCTCCCCGGGCCCGGCACCTACGTCCGCACCACGCGCGGCGCGACGAACCACTACCCGCTGAGCTGCTTCGCGGGCGGCATCGACACCGTCTTCCGCTTCCATCTCGACGAGCCGCGCGACGTGTCGGCGTCGCTGCGCATCGAGACGAGCGGCACCGGCGCGCTCGCGATCCGCGCCGCCGATCGATGCGCCGACGGCCCCGACGTCGCATGCGGCAACGCGGTCGCGACGCGCGCGCTGCCCGCCGGAGATCACGTCCTCGTGGTGCGCACCAGCTCGGCGGTGACGTTCACGCTCTCGCTCTCGTTCGATGCGCCGAGCGCCGAGGAGGACACCGACGTGTGCGGCCCCGCGACCGTCGACATCTCGGGCGGCGGCGTGTTCACCGGGCTCTTCGCCGAGGTCGAGGACGACTACGAGGTCGCGTGCAACGGCGGCGCGCCCACCCGCGACGCCGCGTATCGCATGGTGCTGACCGAGCCCTCCGACGTGCAGCTGAGCGCGAGCACCAGCACCGGCGCGCCGGTGACGACGTACCTCACGCTCACGCGCGACTGCGACAACGAGCTCGGCGCGATCGGCTGCGCGACCAGCGGCTCGCCGCAGCTCTTCCGCCAGTCGCTGCCCGCCGGCACGTACTACGTGCTGATCGAGTCCGCGAGCGCGACCGCGCTCACCTGGCGCCTCGAGGCGACGATCACGCCGGCCGCGGTCCGCGAGCCCGGCGATGCGTGCACCGCGCCGCTCGACGTCACGAACCGCAGCGCGACCGTGCCGATCTCCGAGCTCTCGCTCGACACCGGCACCGGCTGCGGCGGAGACACCGCAGCGTTCCGCGACGCGACGTTCTCGTTCACCACCACCGAGGTGCAGGACGTCATCCTGACGACCGAGACCGGCGGCCCGCACTACGCGTCGCTCTCGCCGCTCTGCGGCGACCGCGCGGCCGAGACGTTCTGCTCGAGCGGCTCGCCGCGCGTCACCCAGCGCCTGCTGCGCGTGCCCGCGGGCACGCACTACGTGACGGTCGCGACGACGCAGCTCACGGGCGACGTGACCGCCTCGGCGATGCTCGCGCCGCCCACGTTCCCGCCGGCGAACGACGAGTGCGGCGGCGCGATCGACCTCACCGACTCGGTGCTCTCGCGCGGCGATCTCACGGCCGCGTCGGACGACGTGCTCTCGTGCGGCGGCAACGGCGCGGTCGAGACCGTGCATCGCCTCGTGCTCACCCAGGAGCGCGCCGTGACGTTCGTCGCGCGCCGCAGCGGCAGCACCGAGCCGCTCGCGATCGGCGTGCGCGAGGCGGGCACCTGCACGGTGCGCTCCTCGGACGCGCCTTGTGGCTTCGGCATGCCCGCGGTCATCAGCACGACGCTGCGCGCGGGCACCTACTTCGTCGTCGTCGAGGCCCCGACCGCGCCCGGACCCTATTCGTTGATCGCCTACCTCGCCGAGCCCTGA
- a CDS encoding Ig-like domain-containing protein — MARSARPSMFPCSLALALAASGCAGDDEPPSGDTTPPSVVDVAPPDGATGVAPDAMIRVRFSEAMDRDSGALVVRSGGIDLALAAPSWNAASTELSVRPAAPLPSGAVAVIVDDDFTDVAGNPLAMPVQVAFEILDLAPPEIVSTTPAEGATVSVGTSEIVFVLSESVRGDLPTLTITGEGSPALGTPVWSDARTLRVPVSGLAHQGEYRVTIAGVRDLAGNALDTSALGAEGALDFTANDDVAPVVTDSSPSEGQLDVAWDALTQVVVLFSEPMDQSAGTATLTVSGAATALTGSWDMGGRRLLLDVTDRLENITAHRVALDGYRDVAGNALDGTVLLVDGAIDFTTGDLYAPHVVSSTPAEGATDVAPSTTAAPLEITITFSEAMDTSTSEITIAGDGASITAAGTWSIAGTSLTVPVGARLNAGASYTIDLTGFRDATGTPLDASHERLGGDGELDFALRAPTGERCGDALTNAQGVEIDGALEWLVANEGVIADDGAITCMTTELTLPDGVIRYRKTTPSLSAGGTALHITVRGYASFEVTADTCELPAAAGPLRCSYANPGPAGDTETWLDVGPGDYYVWVNNFESFYETTVRIGEDADPRDGESCLAPYDATSDATIYTPPASTDGEHVWIVSEGAITGMERTVTPSGALSCDPTTPLGHDMVVAFDKARADSLVTIDVVPFGNPSPFGPTAHIDVEVARGGCDPTIAGRTVEACETRLSPESGGTTITIDGPAGRLDTWLVAPQQASGPGGLIDGFVPFPGATVRVSEFTPGLGDSCANAIPLSLGSNNVTPDRTHRAYAPSCLRQGGLTWYRYTPTRNFAIIRTNASTAGAVVAADGAELGCDADLGEGIAAATTAGQDVCIAVQSSAAVTSLTIGELDFGGVRGVETDLGVRFPATGAENVGLYNVHWFVTTPSHLVAGLDGEQILAVPRAGGADFSVSVAGLSPRALSFDAIVDGSRILGTVTGSDPMEARVANVASATGVAATAPAFLDTPPAPSGYVEESLGAMARDGANVIVATMRSWSETPVLTFYSIPLAGGPATRLGQSTLLNGAGGLAVDATYFYLTSQIGFDRGLYRLRRDALGSAPELLVAAPVDGASSPVFLDPANDALYFRATELAFTGPSTAHVWLVLDPDGATGPRFAGPIWRTSAGQGMAFDPAGPSLFVIDVSSGRNETARWLRLD; from the coding sequence ATGGCTCGATCCGCACGCCCGTCGATGTTTCCGTGCTCGCTCGCGCTCGCGCTGGCCGCATCCGGCTGTGCGGGCGACGACGAGCCGCCCTCCGGTGACACCACTCCGCCGTCGGTCGTCGACGTCGCGCCGCCCGATGGGGCGACCGGCGTCGCGCCCGACGCGATGATCCGCGTGCGCTTCTCGGAGGCGATGGATCGCGACTCCGGCGCGCTCGTGGTGCGCAGCGGAGGCATCGATCTCGCGCTCGCCGCCCCTTCGTGGAACGCGGCGAGCACGGAGCTCTCGGTGCGTCCCGCTGCGCCGCTGCCGAGCGGCGCGGTTGCGGTGATCGTCGACGACGACTTCACCGACGTCGCCGGCAACCCGCTCGCGATGCCGGTGCAGGTCGCATTCGAAATCCTCGATCTCGCGCCGCCCGAGATCGTCTCGACCACGCCCGCCGAGGGCGCGACGGTCTCGGTCGGTACGAGCGAGATCGTGTTCGTGCTCAGCGAGAGCGTGCGCGGCGATCTCCCGACGCTGACGATCACCGGCGAGGGCTCGCCGGCGCTCGGCACGCCGGTGTGGAGCGACGCGCGCACGCTGCGCGTGCCGGTGAGCGGCCTCGCGCACCAGGGTGAGTACCGCGTGACGATCGCGGGCGTGCGCGACCTCGCGGGCAACGCGCTCGACACGAGCGCGCTCGGCGCGGAAGGCGCGCTCGACTTCACGGCGAACGACGACGTCGCGCCGGTCGTGACCGACTCGAGCCCGTCCGAAGGTCAGCTCGACGTCGCGTGGGACGCGCTCACGCAGGTCGTGGTGCTCTTCTCGGAGCCGATGGACCAGAGCGCGGGCACCGCGACGCTCACGGTCTCGGGCGCGGCGACGGCGCTCACCGGCAGCTGGGACATGGGCGGCCGGCGCCTGCTGCTCGACGTCACCGATCGCCTCGAGAACATCACCGCGCACCGCGTCGCGCTCGACGGCTATCGCGACGTCGCGGGCAACGCGCTCGACGGCACCGTGCTGCTCGTCGACGGCGCGATCGACTTCACCACCGGCGATCTCTACGCGCCTCACGTCGTCTCGAGCACGCCCGCCGAGGGTGCGACCGACGTCGCCCCCTCGACCACCGCCGCACCGCTCGAGATCACGATCACGTTCAGCGAGGCGATGGACACGTCGACCTCGGAGATCACGATCGCCGGCGACGGCGCGTCGATCACCGCGGCCGGCACGTGGTCGATCGCGGGCACGTCGCTGACCGTTCCGGTCGGCGCGCGCCTCAACGCGGGCGCGAGCTACACGATCGATCTCACCGGCTTCCGCGACGCGACCGGCACGCCGCTCGACGCGTCGCACGAACGGCTCGGCGGCGACGGTGAGCTCGACTTCGCGCTGCGCGCGCCGACCGGCGAGCGCTGCGGCGATGCGCTCACCAACGCGCAGGGCGTCGAGATCGACGGCGCGCTCGAGTGGCTCGTCGCGAACGAGGGCGTGATCGCCGACGACGGCGCGATCACCTGCATGACGACCGAGCTCACGCTGCCCGACGGCGTGATCCGCTATCGCAAGACCACGCCGAGCCTCTCGGCGGGCGGCACCGCGCTCCACATCACGGTGCGCGGCTACGCGAGCTTCGAGGTCACCGCCGACACGTGCGAGCTCCCTGCCGCCGCGGGACCGCTGCGCTGCTCGTACGCGAACCCCGGGCCCGCAGGCGACACCGAGACGTGGCTCGATGTCGGTCCCGGCGACTACTACGTCTGGGTCAACAACTTCGAGAGCTTCTACGAGACGACCGTCCGCATCGGCGAGGACGCCGATCCCCGCGACGGCGAGAGCTGCCTCGCGCCCTACGACGCCACGAGCGACGCGACGATCTACACGCCGCCCGCGAGCACCGACGGCGAGCACGTGTGGATCGTCTCCGAGGGCGCGATCACGGGCATGGAGCGCACGGTCACGCCGAGCGGTGCGCTCTCCTGCGATCCGACGACGCCGCTCGGACACGACATGGTCGTCGCGTTCGACAAGGCGCGCGCCGACAGCCTCGTCACGATCGACGTCGTCCCGTTCGGCAATCCGTCGCCCTTCGGGCCGACCGCGCACATCGACGTCGAGGTCGCGCGCGGCGGATGCGATCCGACCATCGCGGGTCGCACCGTCGAAGCATGCGAGACGCGCCTCTCGCCCGAGTCCGGCGGCACCACGATCACGATCGACGGCCCCGCGGGTCGTCTCGACACGTGGCTCGTCGCGCCGCAGCAGGCTTCGGGACCGGGCGGGCTCATCGACGGATTCGTGCCGTTCCCCGGCGCGACGGTGCGTGTCTCCGAATTCACGCCGGGCCTCGGCGACAGCTGCGCGAACGCGATCCCGCTGAGCCTCGGCTCGAACAACGTCACGCCCGATCGCACCCACCGCGCGTACGCGCCCTCGTGCCTGCGCCAGGGCGGGCTCACCTGGTATCGCTACACGCCGACGCGCAACTTCGCGATCATCCGCACCAACGCATCGACCGCGGGCGCGGTCGTCGCGGCCGACGGCGCGGAGCTCGGGTGCGACGCCGATCTCGGCGAGGGCATCGCCGCCGCGACGACGGCGGGCCAGGACGTGTGCATCGCGGTGCAGTCGAGCGCGGCGGTCACCTCGCTGACCATCGGCGAGCTCGACTTCGGCGGCGTGCGCGGTGTCGAGACCGATCTCGGCGTGCGCTTCCCCGCGACCGGCGCCGAGAACGTCGGCCTCTACAACGTGCACTGGTTCGTGACCACGCCGAGCCACCTCGTCGCCGGCCTCGACGGCGAGCAGATCCTCGCGGTGCCGCGCGCCGGTGGGGCCGACTTCTCGGTGAGCGTCGCGGGCCTCTCTCCGCGCGCGCTCTCGTTCGACGCGATCGTCGACGGCTCGCGCATCCTCGGCACGGTCACCGGCAGCGATCCGATGGAAGCGCGCGTCGCGAACGTGGCGAGCGCGACGGGCGTCGCGGCGACGGCACCGGCGTTCCTCGACACACCGCCCGCGCCGTCGGGCTACGTCGAGGAGAGCCTCGGCGCGATGGCGCGCGACGGCGCGAACGTGATCGTCGCGACGATGCGCAGCTGGTCCGAGACGCCGGTGCTCACCTTCTACTCGATCCCGCTCGCGGGCGGCCCTGCGACGCGGCTCGGGCAGAGCACGCTGCTCAACGGCGCCGGCGGCCTCGCGGTCGACGCGACGTACTTCTATCTCACGTCGCAGATCGGCTTCGATCGCGGCCTCTATCGCCTGCGCCGCGATGCCCTCGGGTCGGCGCCCGAGCTGCTCGTCGCGGCGCCGGTCGACGGGGCCTCGTCGCCGGTGTTCCTCGATCCCGCGAACGACGCGCTCTACTTCCGCGCGACCGAGCTCGCGTTCACCGGTCCGAGCACCGCGCACGTGTGGCTCGTGCTCGACCCCGACGGCGCCACCGGACCGCGCTTCGCGGGACCGATCTGGCGCACCAGCGCGGGCCAGGGGATGGCGTTCGACCCCGCTGGTCCTTCGCTCTTCGTCATCGACGTGTCGAGCGGCCGCAACGAGACGGCGCGCTGGCTCCGTCTCGACTGA
- a CDS encoding vWA domain-containing protein, with translation MRTLRCTLLVALALLGACTTRTNHHDDAGSTMPVDARPGAPGDADGDGIPDAVEGEGDPDDDGLPNSRDDDSDGDGIPDADEAGPSPMWPTDHDDDGEPDFLDRDSDDDTISDRDEGSADTDDDGELDRHDLDSDGDGRSDRDEAGDADLETRPVDTDGDGPPDARDPDSDGDGLADSAEPGAGSDPIDADSDDDGASDLVEHAAGTDPRDAADNPEARGDFVFVVPFVGEPVPAQRTLDFATDIRKADVYFLIDTTGSMGVPIDNVRTSLSTPTVGIIDRVRATIPEAWFGVGQVKDYDDPFVYRNETDITSDAARAQLGVNALSPSGGGDGPEGQVPSLYAVATGNEILKTPARTDCPARTFGWPCFREDAVPIVVLVTDVAFHNGPDGSHGYPGYTTYRPMREAIVRRRIRVIGVAIAEDAIEHLEAIALDSGAIDAANVPLVSRAFDGNVDGVVVEQIDTLAEASRFDISAELRDDAADAIDARIFVDRLEARTAGDEARGCVALAAVDTDADGFADMFPRVGSRRRVCFDLVARANTTVPATREPQLYGATVRVLGDAYAELDTRRVFFLVPPEIPDPGLE, from the coding sequence ATGCGCACGCTTCGCTGCACCCTGCTCGTCGCGCTCGCGCTGCTCGGCGCCTGCACCACGCGCACGAACCATCACGACGACGCGGGCTCGACGATGCCGGTCGACGCGCGTCCCGGCGCGCCGGGTGACGCCGACGGCGACGGAATCCCCGACGCCGTCGAGGGCGAGGGCGATCCCGACGACGACGGCCTTCCCAACTCGCGCGACGACGACAGCGACGGCGACGGCATCCCCGACGCCGACGAGGCCGGCCCCTCGCCGATGTGGCCCACGGATCACGACGACGACGGCGAGCCCGACTTCCTCGATCGCGACTCCGACGACGACACGATCTCCGATCGCGACGAGGGCTCGGCCGACACCGACGACGACGGCGAGCTCGATCGCCACGACCTCGACTCCGACGGCGACGGGCGCAGCGATCGCGACGAGGCGGGCGACGCCGATCTCGAGACGCGCCCGGTCGACACCGACGGCGACGGCCCGCCCGACGCGCGCGATCCCGACAGCGACGGCGATGGCCTCGCGGACTCGGCCGAGCCCGGCGCGGGCTCCGATCCCATCGACGCCGACAGCGACGACGACGGCGCGAGCGATCTCGTCGAGCACGCCGCGGGCACCGATCCGCGCGACGCCGCGGACAACCCCGAGGCGCGCGGTGACTTCGTGTTCGTCGTCCCCTTCGTCGGCGAGCCGGTGCCTGCGCAGCGCACGCTCGACTTCGCGACCGACATCCGCAAGGCCGACGTCTACTTCCTGATCGACACCACCGGCTCGATGGGCGTGCCGATCGACAACGTGCGCACGAGCCTCTCGACGCCGACGGTCGGCATCATCGATCGCGTGCGCGCGACGATCCCCGAGGCGTGGTTCGGCGTCGGTCAGGTCAAGGACTACGACGACCCGTTCGTCTACCGGAACGAGACCGACATCACGTCGGACGCGGCGCGCGCGCAGCTCGGCGTCAACGCGCTCTCTCCGAGCGGTGGCGGTGACGGGCCCGAGGGTCAGGTGCCTTCGCTCTACGCGGTCGCGACCGGCAACGAGATCCTGAAGACGCCGGCGCGCACCGACTGCCCGGCGCGCACGTTCGGATGGCCGTGCTTCCGCGAGGACGCGGTGCCGATCGTCGTGCTGGTGACCGACGTCGCGTTCCACAACGGGCCCGACGGCTCGCACGGCTACCCCGGTTACACCACGTACCGGCCGATGCGCGAGGCGATCGTGCGCCGTCGCATCCGCGTGATCGGCGTCGCGATCGCGGAGGACGCGATCGAGCACCTCGAGGCGATCGCGCTCGACTCGGGCGCGATCGACGCAGCGAACGTCCCGCTCGTGAGCCGCGCGTTCGACGGCAACGTCGACGGCGTGGTCGTCGAGCAGATCGACACGCTCGCCGAGGCGTCGCGCTTCGACATCTCGGCCGAGCTCCGCGACGATGCCGCCGACGCGATCGACGCGCGCATCTTCGTGGATCGCCTCGAGGCGCGCACCGCCGGCGACGAGGCGCGCGGCTGCGTCGCGCTCGCGGCGGTCGACACCGACGCCGACGGCTTCGCGGACATGTTCCCGCGCGTCGGCAGCCGTCGTCGTGTCTGCTTCGATCTGGTCGCGCGCGCGAACACGACGGTGCCCGCGACCCGCGAGCCCCAGCTCTACGGCGCCACGGTGCGCGTCCTCGGCGATGCGTACGCCGAGCTCGACACGCGCCGTGTGTTCTTCCTCGTGCCGCCGGAGATCCCCGACCCGGGGCTGGAGTGA